A part of Blastopirellula marina genomic DNA contains:
- a CDS encoding protocadherin, whose product MKRVITFASITLCFAMLLPASPSWGRGFGGGGFHGGGFGGGGGFHGGGPALGGGGFGGGGFHGGGPALGGGGLGGLGGGGGFQGGPGLGGGGFGGGAGGAGLGGAGLGGNGLGERGLGPGGLGGNGLGGGGFGGAGGPGLDALRGNLGGGAGLNDLRGNLGGGAALNNARGNLGGGLGNLSQDSFGDRFSGNAPTRSQLSGFLGLPSDGGMHDLSNNFNVNHGSYNGPGGDAHGSSITGPRGNTVYHGGAEGAGGGDIHGSGVAGNDGGGAAHIGGQGPGGDRFAGSGVRGPDGGAAARGGVVGPNGAAGGRAVRGPNGGFAAGGAAVGPRGAAAGFVRVSPSGRYHSAVAVRSNFNNWGMYHGGWYTSHPGAWFCAGWAAGTAWQWATWNSVGTWMAYYPTTPIYYDYGNNVTYVDNSVYVNGQDVGTSQEYYDSASQLATDGADAKAPSDGDWMPLGVFALTKTDETKSNVTIQLAINKQGIIRGNYTDNESGDTQVVEGSVDKKTQRVAFTVGDNKNDVVETGLYNLTKDEAPVLIHFGAEKTEQWLLVRLKDQNSSSDDSSASS is encoded by the coding sequence ATGAAACGCGTAATTACCTTCGCCTCGATCACACTTTGTTTTGCGATGCTGCTTCCTGCATCACCTAGCTGGGGCCGCGGCTTCGGCGGTGGTGGTTTCCATGGAGGTGGCTTCGGTGGTGGAGGCGGTTTCCACGGAGGCGGACCAGCCCTAGGTGGTGGTGGCTTCGGCGGAGGTGGCTTTCACGGTGGTGGCCCCGCACTTGGTGGCGGCGGCTTAGGTGGCCTAGGCGGAGGTGGTGGGTTCCAAGGTGGACCTGGCCTCGGCGGTGGCGGCTTTGGCGGCGGCGCTGGTGGCGCCGGATTGGGTGGCGCTGGACTTGGAGGTAACGGTTTAGGCGAACGCGGCTTGGGCCCGGGCGGTCTGGGTGGAAACGGCCTTGGCGGTGGCGGCTTCGGCGGCGCTGGGGGACCTGGCTTGGATGCCTTACGAGGAAATCTGGGTGGCGGTGCTGGACTGAATGATCTGCGGGGCAACCTCGGTGGCGGAGCGGCATTGAATAATGCGCGCGGAAACCTGGGTGGTGGACTCGGTAACCTGTCGCAAGACAGCTTCGGCGATCGTTTCTCTGGCAACGCTCCAACACGCAGCCAGTTGAGCGGTTTCCTCGGCCTTCCTTCCGATGGTGGCATGCATGATCTGAGCAACAACTTCAACGTCAATCACGGATCGTATAACGGACCTGGTGGCGACGCCCACGGCTCGAGCATCACCGGCCCTCGCGGCAACACCGTTTATCACGGCGGAGCAGAAGGAGCTGGTGGCGGTGACATTCATGGTAGTGGGGTTGCTGGAAACGACGGTGGCGGCGCGGCTCATATTGGCGGACAAGGCCCCGGCGGCGATCGATTTGCTGGTTCCGGCGTGCGTGGCCCTGATGGTGGCGCCGCTGCCCGAGGTGGTGTGGTCGGTCCCAACGGTGCCGCTGGTGGTCGTGCCGTGCGAGGACCGAACGGTGGATTCGCTGCTGGTGGAGCTGCGGTTGGCCCACGTGGGGCCGCCGCTGGTTTCGTCCGTGTTTCTCCTTCCGGACGTTATCACTCGGCCGTGGCGGTTCGCTCGAACTTCAATAACTGGGGAATGTATCACGGCGGTTGGTATACCAGTCACCCAGGGGCATGGTTCTGTGCCGGCTGGGCCGCTGGCACGGCCTGGCAGTGGGCAACTTGGAACTCGGTTGGTACGTGGATGGCCTATTATCCAACGACACCAATCTATTACGACTACGGTAACAACGTGACCTACGTCGACAACAGCGTGTACGTCAACGGCCAAGACGTCGGGACTTCGCAAGAGTACTACGATTCGGCCAGCCAGTTGGCGACCGACGGCGCCGATGCCAAGGCCCCCAGCGATGGCGATTGGATGCCACTGGGCGTGTTCGCACTGACCAAAACCGACGAAACCAAGTCAAACGTCACCATCCAGCTGGCGATCAACAAGCAAGGTATCATTCGCGGTAACTACACCGACAACGAGTCGGGCGATACCCAGGTGGTCGAAGGTTCCGTCGATAAGAAGACGCAGCGTGTGGCGTTCACCGTGGGGGACAATAAGAACGACGTCGTTGAGACAGGCCTTTACAACCTGACCAAGGACGAAGCTCCCGTGCTGATTCACTTCGGTGCGGAGAAAACCGAGCAGTGGTTGCTGGTGCGACTCAAAGATCAGAATTCCTCTTCTGACGATTCTTCTGCCAGTAGCTAA
- a CDS encoding argininosuccinate synthase, whose protein sequence is MPSCVLAYSGGLDTSVILGWLQDEGYDVHAVYVDLGQPCEDREAILQKAKDCGAVSSRIVDGREEMCRDFAFPVLQWQAKYESIYLLGTSIARPLISKLCLQVAKEVGADAYAHGATGKGNDQCRFQLAAEALDPSVQVIAPWRIKRFRDKFPGRTELIAYCNEKNIPVKASTAKPYSSDENCLHISYEAGELEDLGVNGVELVDFGMTVSPQDAPDQAETVTIKVEKGVPTHVNGEKCTALEVVTKLNDIGGRNGIGRIDMVENRFVGMKSRGVYEAPGMTILYDALLNVEQLTLDRDLIHLRDQLKTIVAEDVYNGFWYNAKFDALLAFIKNAMEKCTGEVTFKLYKGNIIVDSRSSETSLYDEGIATMEGGGSYNQDDAEGFLRIQGLPSRVQGRVTPRPY, encoded by the coding sequence ATGCCAAGCTGTGTCCTTGCTTACTCTGGGGGTCTCGATACTTCGGTCATCTTGGGATGGCTGCAAGACGAAGGTTACGACGTGCATGCCGTTTACGTCGATCTGGGACAGCCTTGCGAAGACCGCGAGGCCATCCTGCAGAAAGCCAAGGATTGTGGCGCCGTTTCGTCCCGCATTGTTGACGGCCGTGAAGAGATGTGCCGCGATTTCGCGTTCCCCGTTCTGCAGTGGCAAGCCAAGTACGAATCGATTTACCTGCTGGGTACCTCGATCGCTCGCCCGCTGATCAGCAAGCTTTGTTTGCAGGTTGCCAAAGAAGTGGGTGCCGACGCGTACGCTCACGGTGCGACCGGCAAGGGGAACGATCAGTGCCGTTTCCAGTTGGCCGCCGAAGCCCTCGACCCGAGCGTGCAGGTGATCGCTCCGTGGCGAATTAAGCGTTTCCGTGATAAGTTCCCTGGCCGCACCGAGCTGATCGCTTACTGCAACGAAAAGAACATCCCGGTCAAGGCTTCGACTGCCAAGCCGTACAGCAGTGACGAAAACTGTCTGCACATCAGCTACGAAGCGGGCGAATTGGAAGACTTGGGCGTCAACGGTGTCGAACTGGTCGACTTCGGCATGACGGTCAGTCCTCAGGATGCCCCCGATCAAGCGGAAACGGTCACCATCAAGGTCGAGAAGGGTGTCCCGACCCACGTCAACGGCGAGAAATGCACCGCCTTGGAAGTGGTCACCAAGCTGAACGACATCGGCGGACGCAACGGCATCGGTCGGATCGACATGGTCGAAAACCGCTTCGTCGGCATGAAGAGCCGTGGTGTGTACGAAGCCCCAGGCATGACCATCCTGTACGATGCTCTGCTGAACGTCGAACAGCTGACGCTCGACCGCGACCTGATTCACCTGCGTGACCAATTGAAGACGATTGTCGCCGAAGACGTTTACAACGGCTTCTGGTACAACGCCAAGTTCGATGCCTTGCTCGCTTTCATCAAGAACGCGATGGAGAAGTGCACCGGCGAAGTGACCTTCAAGCTGTACAAGGGGAACATCATCGTCGACAGCCGTTCGAGCGAGACCAGCTTGTACGACGAAGGAATCGCCACGATGGAAGGTGGCGGCAGCTACAACCAGGACGACGCCGAAGGCTTCCTGCGAATCCAAGGTCTGCCGAGCCGCGTCCAAGGCCGCGTTACCCCGCGTCCTTACTAA
- a CDS encoding YkvA family protein, with the protein MTADAYERLNEYAQRASEEDVEQIREKIRGMNRGPIRKMWNDVMALWRMITDKNASWVSRSMAIGAIVYLITPIDAVPDLLPLVGLSDDAAVIIAAVAALAWELNKYRQAEANFDPSTVDATPSTN; encoded by the coding sequence ATGACTGCTGACGCTTACGAACGACTCAATGAATATGCCCAACGGGCGAGTGAAGAGGACGTCGAACAGATCCGAGAGAAGATCCGCGGCATGAACCGGGGACCGATTCGCAAGATGTGGAACGACGTGATGGCATTGTGGCGAATGATCACCGACAAGAATGCCAGCTGGGTTTCCCGGTCGATGGCGATCGGTGCGATTGTTTATCTGATTACGCCAATTGATGCCGTGCCTGACTTGCTACCGCTGGTCGGTTTGAGCGACGACGCTGCCGTGATCATCGCCGCCGTGGCCGCGCTCGCCTGGGAACTGAACAAGTATCGTCAAGCCGAAGCAAACTTCGATCCATCCACGGTCGATGCCACGCCGTCGACGAATTAA
- a CDS encoding glutathione peroxidase, with protein MTTQQENQTFYDFHANSLKGEDVDLSQFQDKVVLVVNTASKCGLTPQYAGLEDLYKKYHDDGLVILGFPCNQFGGQEPGDSEEIASGCLINYGVSFPMFEKIEVNGKGTHPLFVWLKKKLPGILGQGIKWNFTKFLLGRDGTPIKRFAPQTSPEKIEPAVRDALGK; from the coding sequence ATGACGACCCAGCAAGAGAACCAGACGTTCTATGACTTCCACGCGAACTCTCTGAAGGGAGAGGACGTTGATCTTTCGCAGTTTCAGGACAAGGTTGTTCTGGTCGTTAACACCGCAAGCAAGTGCGGTTTGACGCCCCAGTACGCTGGCCTGGAAGATCTTTACAAGAAGTACCACGACGACGGGCTGGTGATCCTTGGTTTTCCCTGCAACCAATTTGGTGGTCAGGAACCGGGGGATAGCGAAGAGATCGCCTCAGGCTGCTTAATCAATTACGGCGTGAGCTTCCCGATGTTCGAAAAGATTGAAGTCAACGGTAAGGGAACGCACCCACTGTTTGTGTGGCTGAAGAAGAAGCTGCCGGGGATCTTGGGGCAGGGGATTAAATGGAATTTTACGAAGTTCCTCCTCGGCCGCGATGGAACGCCGATCAAGCGGTTTGCTCCGCAAACGAGTCCCGAGAAGATCGAACCTGCCGTTCGTGATGCTCTTGGCAAATAA
- a CDS encoding class I SAM-dependent methyltransferase, protein MLSLHELEASDIVANSQMNRERQLSGPNSYALDLRFNPLDAMRSYAEAGKSVRWLDLCCGTGKAIMDAAKIVRQEVLSIEIVGVDLVPMFDPGGTDLPSLTLVAASLHHWEPDDPFDLITCVHGLHYVGDKLGLLQRAARWLKPGGRFVGHLDMNNVQCINRQSIGREVAAVIRQAGGSYSSKSRLLEVAVSPLLCFPFAYLGANDHAGPNYIGQPAVDSVYKRIS, encoded by the coding sequence ATGCTCTCTCTCCATGAATTAGAAGCATCGGATATCGTTGCGAACTCGCAGATGAATCGCGAGCGGCAATTAAGTGGCCCCAACAGTTACGCACTTGATTTGCGTTTTAACCCGCTGGACGCGATGCGTTCTTATGCCGAGGCTGGGAAATCGGTACGGTGGCTTGATCTCTGTTGTGGAACCGGCAAAGCGATCATGGATGCGGCCAAAATCGTTCGGCAGGAGGTACTGTCAATTGAAATTGTTGGAGTTGACCTTGTCCCGATGTTCGACCCAGGCGGCACTGACTTGCCAAGCCTCACACTCGTTGCAGCATCGCTCCACCATTGGGAACCGGATGATCCTTTCGATCTGATCACTTGCGTCCATGGCTTGCATTACGTGGGTGATAAGCTGGGGCTCCTGCAGCGAGCCGCCAGATGGCTGAAACCAGGTGGACGTTTTGTCGGTCATCTCGATATGAACAACGTTCAGTGCATCAACCGCCAATCCATTGGCCGCGAAGTTGCTGCTGTGATTCGTCAGGCAGGGGGAAGCTATTCCTCAAAAAGTCGACTGCTTGAAGTCGCGGTAAGTCCTTTATTGTGCTTCCCTTTCGCTTACCTAGGTGCCAACGACCACGCGGGGCCAAACTACATAGGGCAACCAGCGGTGGATTCTGTCTACAAACGCATTTCTTAG